One Thermicanus aegyptius DSM 12793 DNA segment encodes these proteins:
- the aspS gene encoding aspartate--tRNA ligase, with protein MAEWIRTHPCGTLRKEEAGQEVTLIGWVNKRRDLGGVIFIDLRDRSGIVQVVTDPKTEQAFREADRCRNEYVVAVRGIVLERAKENINPNLPTGEIEVVTREMEIINAAKTPPFSIAENQEVDEKVRLKYRYLDLRRPAMQETFILRHKLTKIFRDYLSDHGFIEVETPILTKSTPEGARDYLVPSRVHPGEFYALPQSPQLFKQLLMVAGFERYYQVARCFRDEDLRADRQPEFTQVDIEMSFLSLAEFQEMMEEMIARVVKEVKGIEVPRPFLRLTYREAMDRFGSDKPDLRFDMEIVDLSDLVGDSSFAVFRNAISNGGVVRALNVKGAAEKYSRKDIGLLEEFVKGYGAKGLAWLKVEENGMNGPIAKFFSEEEREALRLRLAGEPGDLFLFGADEWKVVSESLGALRLRLGRELHLIREEEIRLLWVTDFPLVEYDEEEKRYVALHHPFTRPRDEDIPYFESDPLKIRAMAYDMVMNGYEIGGGSMRIYKREIQEKMFKLLGFTKEEAVAKFGFLLEAFEYGTPPHGGIAFGLDRIVAILAGKTNLREVIAFPKTASATDLMMDAPGEVEEKQLVELGIGIKGKDGR; from the coding sequence ATGGCGGAGTGGATCCGTACGCATCCATGTGGAACATTACGTAAAGAAGAGGCTGGCCAGGAGGTCACCTTGATCGGCTGGGTGAATAAACGGCGAGACCTGGGTGGGGTGATCTTTATCGATCTGAGGGATCGGAGCGGGATTGTTCAGGTTGTGACCGATCCGAAGACGGAGCAAGCCTTCAGGGAGGCGGACCGCTGTCGGAATGAGTATGTGGTGGCGGTTCGGGGGATTGTCCTGGAACGGGCAAAGGAGAATATAAACCCGAATCTTCCAACCGGGGAGATTGAGGTTGTTACCCGAGAGATGGAAATTATAAACGCAGCGAAAACCCCCCCGTTTAGTATCGCGGAAAATCAGGAAGTGGATGAAAAGGTTCGACTGAAATACCGTTATCTCGATCTGCGGCGTCCAGCCATGCAGGAGACATTCATTCTCCGTCATAAGCTGACGAAGATCTTCCGGGATTACCTCAGCGATCACGGATTTATAGAGGTGGAGACCCCCATCCTTACCAAGAGCACGCCGGAAGGTGCCAGGGACTACCTCGTTCCCAGCCGGGTCCATCCTGGAGAATTTTACGCCTTACCCCAATCGCCCCAGCTCTTTAAGCAGCTCTTGATGGTCGCGGGGTTTGAACGGTATTATCAGGTGGCCCGCTGTTTCCGGGATGAGGATCTGCGGGCGGATCGACAGCCGGAGTTTACCCAGGTAGATATTGAGATGTCCTTTCTCTCCTTGGCAGAATTCCAGGAGATGATGGAGGAGATGATCGCACGGGTGGTAAAAGAGGTGAAGGGGATCGAGGTGCCCCGCCCCTTCCTTCGTTTAACGTACCGGGAAGCGATGGACCGTTTTGGGTCGGACAAGCCGGATCTTCGTTTTGATATGGAAATTGTAGATCTCTCCGACCTGGTGGGGGACAGTTCCTTCGCCGTCTTCCGCAATGCGATATCGAACGGTGGGGTGGTTCGTGCATTAAATGTAAAGGGGGCGGCGGAGAAATATAGCCGCAAGGATATCGGCCTTTTGGAGGAGTTTGTTAAGGGGTACGGAGCGAAGGGGCTCGCCTGGCTTAAGGTGGAGGAGAATGGAATGAACGGGCCGATCGCCAAATTTTTCTCCGAAGAGGAGAGGGAGGCGTTACGCTTGCGCCTGGCCGGAGAACCGGGAGACCTTTTCCTGTTTGGAGCAGACGAGTGGAAGGTGGTCTCCGAATCTCTTGGGGCTCTTCGTCTTCGCTTGGGGAGGGAATTACATCTGATCCGGGAAGAGGAAATCCGCCTTCTCTGGGTTACCGATTTCCCGTTGGTCGAGTATGATGAAGAGGAGAAGCGGTACGTTGCCCTTCATCATCCCTTTACCCGGCCCCGGGATGAGGATATTCCCTATTTTGAGAGCGATCCCCTCAAGATCAGGGCCATGGCTTATGACATGGTGATGAACGGGTATGAGATCGGCGGCGGGAGCATGCGCATCTATAAGCGGGAGATTCAGGAAAAAATGTTCAAACTCCTAGGATTTACCAAGGAGGAAGCGGTCGCCAAGTTTGGTTTTCTCCTTGAAGCGTTTGAATATGGGACGCCTCCCCATGGGGGCATCGCCTTTGGTTTGGACCGGATCGTGGCGATTCTGGCAGGAAAGACGAACCTCAGGGAAGTGATCGCCTTCCCGAAGACAGCCAGTGCGACCGATCTGATGATGGATGCACCCGGTGAGGTAGAAGAAAAACAGTTGGTTGAATTGGGAATCGGGATAAAGGGAAAAGACGGAAGATAA
- a CDS encoding DUF6115 domain-containing protein, whose amino-acid sequence METIFLLTALLIVNIILILLLLFTFRNIHKRMEEWEGLILEQHEKLTRWIERLMEEKEKKELLVQEKAEERAQKRYHYVKKGLNDILDALDKLHQKGSFILEAKGREVKPVHTESAPNEERRDPSFAVQEIRREEWEEKGEAKVPEILSLYHQGESPFAIAKKLQIPIPQVELVLQIFTNPQKEMNG is encoded by the coding sequence ATGGAAACCATTTTTCTATTGACAGCGTTGCTCATCGTAAACATCATCTTGATCCTCCTGCTTCTTTTTACCTTCCGCAACATCCATAAGCGCATGGAGGAGTGGGAGGGACTTATTTTAGAACAGCATGAAAAGCTTACGAGATGGATTGAACGTCTCATGGAGGAAAAGGAAAAGAAAGAGCTCCTTGTACAGGAAAAGGCAGAGGAGAGAGCGCAGAAGCGATATCATTATGTGAAAAAGGGGCTTAACGACATCCTTGACGCCCTGGATAAACTCCATCAGAAGGGAAGTTTCATTTTGGAGGCGAAAGGGCGGGAAGTGAAACCAGTTCACACAGAGTCTGCACCAAACGAGGAGAGGCGGGATCCCTCTTTTGCCGTTCAGGAAATTCGAAGGGAAGAGTGGGAGGAAAAGGGGGAAGCGAAGGTTCCTGAGATCTTATCTCTTTATCATCAGGGAGAATCTCCCTTCGCCATTGCGAAGAAATTACAAATTCCCATTCCCCAAGTGGAGTTGGTCCTCCAAATTTTTACGAATCCGCAAAAGGAAATGAATGGATGA
- a CDS encoding tRNA threonylcarbamoyladenosine dehydratase has translation MLNAFSRTELAIGREGLKKLKGSSVAVLGMGGVGSYTAEALARAGIGKLILVDKDVVDVTNINRQIHALHSTIGRSKVELMAKRIGEINPECHVVPLQMFYNEGTYEEVFREPLDYLVDAMDTVSYKIHVVVECKKRGIPIVSSMGAANKLNPAAFRVADLFKTSYDPIAKVMRKRLKGLGITQDVKVVYSTEKPLVQREEILGEIVQDPNSPISKVRRPPASISFVPPVAGLILAGVVVNDLLGRPLEG, from the coding sequence ATGCTTAACGCTTTTTCCAGGACTGAATTAGCCATCGGGCGAGAGGGATTGAAGAAACTGAAAGGAAGCAGTGTGGCCGTATTGGGAATGGGAGGAGTAGGTTCTTATACGGCCGAAGCATTGGCCAGAGCCGGCATAGGGAAATTGATATTGGTGGATAAGGACGTGGTGGATGTTACCAATATTAACCGTCAGATTCATGCCCTTCACTCGACCATTGGTCGGAGCAAGGTAGAGCTGATGGCGAAACGGATCGGTGAGATCAATCCTGAATGTCATGTGGTTCCATTGCAAATGTTTTACAATGAGGGGACGTACGAAGAGGTTTTTAGAGAACCGTTAGATTATCTGGTGGATGCCATGGATACCGTCTCGTACAAAATCCATGTGGTGGTGGAGTGTAAAAAGAGGGGCATACCGATTGTTTCCAGTATGGGAGCGGCCAATAAGTTAAATCCTGCCGCTTTTCGCGTTGCCGATCTCTTTAAGACCTCTTATGACCCGATCGCCAAGGTGATGCGGAAACGATTGAAGGGATTGGGAATCACCCAGGATGTAAAGGTGGTCTATTCCACAGAAAAGCCCCTCGTTCAGAGAGAGGAGATTTTAGGGGAGATCGTCCAAGATCCGAATAGTCCCATTTCAAAAGTGAGAAGACCCCCCGCCAGCATCTCCTTTGTTCCCCCTGTGGCGGGGCTGATCCTGGCAGGAGTGGTGGTAAACGATCTTTTGGGAAGGCCTCTTGAGGGGTGA
- a CDS encoding globin-coupled sensor protein, whose translation MKSEKERTKELLAFFSISEEDLENIRGMADYFRESAQEITDNHYEMIGRFSSLKAIIDENSTLERLKKTFIQYLNSIPEGRADEEYIEYLRRIGRIHHRINLSADWFIGSYLRIYAKMIPLLIGGNRLRAKLQGEKIYSLIKILSFHAAIVLEAYHEEYEFEQVDHLSDTTETLAQINHFQKIIAQISRITSEMENVTSSIEELTASIDGIAEITNQTAEKFQSLTAFARENQQHIANSLKQFKNLEEEFKTNESSIRDLFSVLGQVYEITTLIQNIAGQTHLLALNASIEAARAGEMGKGFSVVAQEVKKLADQTKESAGSITKTLQELEKKSEQVQLTSQKISERIALRSQEAGSSLLALRKIEEEINALNRSINQIAASTEEQASATQDISNRSEKILSYIHQGEEATKKSAEDLLNVSHQVNRRRTFTLSRMTHFKKKHQIRSFITDHLWLNWVGENELMGIASPEDLRTEEKDCPFDQTLAKIGRPTTFSDSDFSSLRRSHSQYHQALTEMVLAKKRGNQKEAEEQKRKADQSLQEFLPLIQKLLSSD comes from the coding sequence TTGAAATCCGAAAAAGAGAGGACAAAAGAATTGCTCGCATTCTTCTCCATTTCCGAAGAAGATCTGGAAAACATAAGGGGCATGGCCGATTATTTTAGAGAATCCGCCCAGGAAATTACCGACAACCATTACGAGATGATCGGGAGATTTTCCTCCCTTAAAGCCATCATCGATGAGAACAGCACATTAGAACGGTTAAAAAAGACCTTTATCCAATACCTGAACTCCATTCCGGAAGGAAGGGCGGATGAGGAATACATCGAGTACTTGCGCAGAATCGGCAGGATTCACCACCGCATCAACTTAAGCGCCGATTGGTTTATCGGCTCCTACCTACGCATCTATGCGAAGATGATCCCCCTATTGATTGGAGGAAATCGACTCCGTGCAAAGCTTCAAGGGGAGAAGATTTATAGTCTCATAAAAATCCTCTCCTTCCATGCGGCCATCGTCCTTGAAGCCTATCATGAGGAATATGAATTTGAGCAGGTCGACCACTTAAGCGACACGACCGAAACCCTCGCCCAAATCAACCACTTTCAAAAGATCATCGCCCAGATCTCCAGAATAACGTCGGAGATGGAAAACGTCACGTCATCCATTGAAGAACTGACGGCCTCCATCGACGGCATCGCCGAAATTACCAACCAAACGGCGGAAAAATTCCAATCCCTTACGGCTTTCGCCAGGGAAAACCAACAGCACATCGCAAACTCCTTGAAACAATTTAAAAACCTCGAGGAAGAGTTTAAGACAAACGAATCTTCCATCCGGGACCTATTCTCGGTCTTGGGACAGGTTTACGAGATCACCACGTTAATCCAAAACATCGCCGGACAGACCCATCTCCTGGCCCTGAATGCTTCCATCGAAGCGGCGCGGGCCGGAGAGATGGGAAAAGGGTTTTCCGTGGTGGCCCAGGAAGTTAAAAAACTGGCGGATCAAACCAAAGAATCAGCCGGCTCCATCACCAAAACCCTTCAGGAATTAGAGAAGAAATCGGAACAGGTTCAATTGACCAGTCAAAAAATTTCCGAACGGATCGCTTTGCGATCCCAGGAAGCCGGTTCCTCCTTACTGGCACTTCGGAAGATTGAAGAAGAGATCAACGCCCTAAACCGATCGATCAACCAAATTGCCGCCTCCACCGAAGAACAGGCGTCGGCCACCCAGGATATAAGCAACCGTTCCGAAAAAATCTTATCTTACATCCATCAAGGCGAAGAGGCGACGAAGAAGAGCGCGGAAGATCTACTTAACGTTAGCCATCAAGTAAATCGGAGGCGAACATTTACCCTCTCCCGCATGACTCACTTCAAGAAAAAACACCAAATCAGAAGCTTCATCACCGATCATCTCTGGTTAAATTGGGTAGGAGAGAATGAGTTGATGGGAATAGCCTCACCAGAAGATCTCCGAACCGAAGAGAAAGATTGCCCATTTGATCAAACCCTCGCAAAAATCGGAAGGCCTACCACCTTTTCCGATTCCGATTTCTCCTCATTGCGCCGTTCCCACTCCCAATATCATCAGGCGTTAACGGAGATGGTCCTTGCCAAAAAAAGAGGAAACCAAAAAGAAGCGGAAGAACAAAAAAGAAAAGCGGATCAATCCTTGCAAGAATTTCTCCCATTGATCCAAAAATTATTATCCTCAGATTGA
- a CDS encoding cysteine desulfurase family protein, whose amino-acid sequence MIYLDHAATTPLHPQVMEAMKPFLTHRFGNPSSLHAWGREARAGVERAREQVASSLHVKPEEVLFTSGGTESDNLAIKGIALARQEKGRHIITSSIEHHAVLHACEALERWGYEVTYLPVDERGRVSPEDLLRAIRKDTILVSIHFGNNEVGTIQRVESFGAICRERGIPFHTDAVQVLDHAPIDLTRLPIDLASFSAHKINGPKGVGALYVAHGISLFPLLHGGVQESKMRAGTENVPGIVGFGEAISISTAETLQRRERNLLYRRKLLTALRESGVSYIVNGDEENFLSHILNLSFPGVNRDSLLIQLDLNGIAASAGSACTAGSLEPSHVLNAMGVGEERLNSAIRFSFGWGLRPEEVEEAGLKIGEIVKRLQR is encoded by the coding sequence GTGATCTACTTGGATCATGCAGCTACCACACCCCTCCATCCCCAGGTGATGGAGGCGATGAAACCTTTTCTTACCCACCGGTTCGGTAATCCCTCCAGCCTTCATGCCTGGGGCAGAGAGGCGCGGGCTGGGGTGGAAAGAGCCAGGGAGCAGGTTGCCTCTTCCTTGCATGTAAAGCCGGAAGAGGTTCTTTTTACAAGTGGCGGAACGGAGAGCGATAATCTGGCGATAAAGGGGATTGCCTTAGCCCGGCAGGAGAAGGGCAGGCATATCATCACCTCCTCCATAGAGCATCATGCGGTTCTCCATGCCTGTGAAGCGCTGGAGAGGTGGGGATATGAAGTTACGTATCTTCCGGTAGACGAGAGAGGGAGGGTCTCTCCTGAGGATCTCCTCCGGGCCATTCGGAAGGATACGATCCTCGTGTCCATCCATTTCGGCAACAACGAGGTAGGGACGATCCAACGGGTAGAGAGTTTTGGGGCTATTTGCAGAGAAAGGGGGATTCCCTTTCATACCGATGCCGTGCAAGTGCTTGATCATGCTCCGATAGATCTCACCCGCCTTCCCATTGACTTGGCCAGCTTTTCTGCTCATAAAATCAATGGGCCTAAAGGAGTTGGGGCCCTTTATGTAGCCCATGGAATTTCTCTTTTTCCTCTGCTCCACGGAGGGGTTCAGGAGAGCAAAATGAGGGCGGGAACGGAGAATGTTCCAGGCATCGTCGGCTTTGGAGAAGCCATCTCCATCTCGACAGCCGAGACGCTCCAGAGAAGAGAGCGGAATCTTCTCTATCGAAGGAAGCTTTTAACAGCCCTCCGGGAATCCGGGGTTTCTTATATAGTTAATGGGGATGAAGAGAATTTTTTGTCCCATATTTTAAATCTCTCCTTCCCCGGGGTAAACAGGGATAGCCTCCTCATCCAATTAGATCTGAACGGGATCGCCGCTTCGGCCGGTTCCGCCTGTACCGCAGGTTCTCTAGAACCGTCCCATGTATTAAACGCAATGGGTGTAGGAGAGGAGAGGTTAAACTCCGCCATTCGATTCAGCTTCGGGTGGGGTTTACGTCCGGAAGAGGTGGAAGAGGCGGGATTAAAAATCGGGGAGATCGTAAAGCGGCTTCAACGGTAA
- a CDS encoding PRC-barrel domain-containing protein, whose product MPVIATKSGKRMGTVKDLLFDEKKRLMGALLTPKGLIRKAHYIPMEKILSVGEDALTVEDEEAISELDSTSHLFSVFNGEKHLKGKPVLTLNGHELGQVEDVYFLEEEGTLIGMELSDGFLSDVTDGRKFLPLSEKTKMGADAILVPQELEERIKE is encoded by the coding sequence TTGCCAGTCATCGCGACAAAGAGTGGGAAGCGGATGGGCACCGTGAAAGATCTCCTGTTCGATGAGAAAAAAAGGCTGATGGGAGCTCTTCTTACGCCCAAGGGTTTGATCAGAAAAGCTCATTATATTCCGATGGAGAAGATCTTGTCCGTAGGTGAAGATGCCCTTACAGTGGAGGACGAGGAGGCCATTTCCGAACTGGATTCCACCTCCCATCTCTTCTCCGTATTCAATGGGGAGAAACATCTAAAGGGAAAGCCCGTCCTCACTCTGAACGGCCACGAATTGGGGCAGGTGGAGGATGTTTATTTTTTGGAGGAAGAGGGTACCCTAATAGGGATGGAACTGTCGGACGGTTTTTTAAGCGATGTGACGGATGGGCGGAAGTTCCTTCCTTTGTCTGAGAAGACAAAAATGGGGGCGGATGCGATCCTGGTGCCCCAGGAGTTGGAGGAGCGAATCAAGGAGTAA
- a CDS encoding AI-2E family transporter: protein MRLLKHRMLLLLFNSLLILLILNLIYILRPLWLSLYQFIKVVGLPFFISVIIAYLLHPVVHLLVRIGLRRGWALGLIYGIFFIGLGLAGYLLIPELILQGKELNERLPQMIATFEKWVEMYQDQEEHWPQGLRKGISNGFQKFENGISDWIGRTIDGFGDMMNNLMNLTLVPFLVFYILNDYDHFLEKVIRFLPRKYRKPVLVTMRNINEGIGDYVSGQLLVSLVLGILIYVGYLLIGFPYPLVFGLIAMIFNLVPYLGPFLGAIPAMLIALTLSWKLTLLVALVNTIGQTIENNLLSPFIVGKTTQLHPLAIIFALLVGGELGGIVGMILAVPLLVMGKEILIQVSQSMIHHPASSDPNP from the coding sequence ATGCGGCTCCTTAAACATAGAATGCTTCTCCTGCTCTTCAATTCCCTACTGATCCTCCTCATCCTTAATCTTATCTATATCCTTCGCCCTCTCTGGCTCTCCTTATATCAATTCATAAAAGTGGTGGGGCTTCCTTTTTTTATTTCCGTCATCATCGCCTATCTCCTTCACCCGGTTGTCCATCTGCTCGTCCGTATCGGGTTAAGAAGGGGATGGGCGCTAGGCCTCATTTACGGGATTTTCTTCATTGGCCTGGGTCTGGCCGGTTACCTTCTCATTCCTGAGCTCATCTTACAAGGGAAGGAACTAAACGAGAGATTGCCCCAGATGATCGCTACCTTCGAGAAATGGGTGGAGATGTATCAGGACCAGGAAGAGCATTGGCCCCAAGGGCTTCGTAAAGGGATCTCCAATGGATTTCAAAAGTTTGAAAACGGGATTTCCGACTGGATTGGGAGGACGATCGACGGGTTTGGGGACATGATGAATAATCTCATGAATCTAACTCTCGTTCCTTTTCTTGTTTTTTATATCTTAAACGATTATGATCATTTTCTGGAGAAGGTGATTCGCTTCCTTCCGAGAAAATACAGGAAGCCGGTCCTTGTAACGATGCGGAACATAAACGAGGGGATCGGTGACTATGTGAGCGGCCAACTCCTCGTCTCTTTGGTTTTAGGGATTCTCATCTATGTGGGGTATCTTCTGATCGGTTTTCCTTATCCTTTGGTTTTTGGTCTCATCGCCATGATCTTTAACCTCGTTCCTTACCTGGGTCCCTTCCTGGGGGCTATTCCCGCCATGCTCATAGCTTTAACCCTCTCTTGGAAGCTTACCCTCCTCGTAGCCTTGGTCAATACGATCGGACAGACCATAGAGAATAATCTGCTCTCCCCCTTCATCGTCGGAAAGACGACTCAACTACATCCTTTAGCGATTATATTCGCTTTATTGGTGGGCGGAGAATTGGGAGGGATCGTGGGCATGATCCTAGCCGTTCCTCTTCTCGTCATGGGAAAGGAGATTCTGATTCAAGTCTCTCAAAGCATGATTCATCACCCGGCGTCATCCGATCCAAATCCTTGA
- the alaS gene encoding alanine--tRNA ligase: MKASEIRRKFLTFFEGKGHKIQPSASLIPVDDPSLLWINSGVATLKKYFDGRLVPENPRITNAQKSIRTNDIENVGKTARHHTLFEMLGNFSVGDYFKKEAIEWAWEFLTDPKWIGFDPDRLSVTIHTEDDEAYHIWHDIIGLPDERIIRLKENFWDIGEGPSGPNSEIFYDRGPEFGDDPNDPELYPGGENERYLEVWNLVFSQFNHNPDGSYTPLPSKNIDTGMGLERMASILQNGKTNFDTDLFLPIIHKTEEISGEKYGVDPEKDISFKVIADHIRAVSFAIGDGALPSNEGRGYVLRRLLRRAVRYGRKLGIMRPFLYELVPVVGEIMEDYYPEVLENAPFIQKVIRAEEERFLETLTEGLALLEELVQQAKEKGRSEISGEEAFKLYDTYGFPFDLTRDYAAEKGLKVDEKGFEAAMEEQRERARAAREEVESMQVQNPLLKELKVESRFVGYDELTASARVSAIIHEGSLADQVGTGEECSVILDTTPFYAESGGQVADLGVIRGEGLLLEVKNVQKAPNGQHLHTVFVKEGVLLRGAEVVAEVDGEARKGTVKNHTATHLLHQALKDVLGPHANQAGSLVTPERLRFDFTHYKAITPEELERIEEKVNEQIWRSLPVTIRFKPLEEAKKMGAMALFGEKYGEIVRVVQVGDYSLELCGGCHVRNSAEIGLFKIVSESGIGAGVRRIEAVTGKEAYLYLNQFVSALRKIGELVKAPHLKEIPEKVEDIKDRLKQVQRENESLKGKLAHGEAERLLKKVKEVKGIPVLAARVEWGEMNALRNMADELKAKLPQGILVLGGVEGEKVNLVAWVSPDRVKEGYHAGKIIKEVAGRVGGSGGGRPDMAQAGGKEPAKLEEALKSVFTILS, from the coding sequence ATGAAAGCAAGCGAAATCCGTAGGAAGTTTCTCACCTTTTTTGAGGGAAAGGGGCATAAAATCCAGCCGAGTGCATCCCTCATTCCCGTCGATGATCCCAGCCTTCTCTGGATAAATTCCGGGGTAGCTACACTAAAAAAATATTTTGACGGCCGCCTGGTTCCCGAAAATCCTCGCATCACAAATGCGCAGAAATCGATTCGGACCAACGACATTGAAAACGTGGGTAAGACAGCCAGGCATCATACCTTGTTTGAGATGTTGGGCAATTTTTCGGTAGGGGATTATTTTAAAAAAGAGGCGATTGAATGGGCATGGGAGTTTCTGACCGATCCGAAGTGGATCGGGTTTGATCCGGATCGCTTAAGCGTAACGATTCATACGGAGGATGATGAGGCCTACCATATTTGGCACGACATCATCGGCCTTCCCGATGAACGGATCATTCGTCTGAAGGAGAATTTTTGGGACATCGGGGAAGGGCCCTCCGGCCCAAACAGTGAGATTTTTTATGACCGGGGACCGGAGTTCGGGGATGACCCCAATGACCCTGAACTTTACCCCGGCGGCGAGAATGAGCGGTATTTGGAAGTGTGGAATCTGGTCTTTTCCCAGTTTAATCATAATCCGGACGGCAGTTATACACCCCTCCCCAGCAAAAACATCGATACCGGGATGGGATTGGAACGGATGGCCTCCATTCTCCAGAACGGGAAGACCAATTTCGACACCGACCTTTTCCTCCCCATCATCCACAAGACGGAAGAGATCAGCGGGGAGAAATACGGCGTGGACCCTGAGAAAGATATCTCCTTTAAAGTGATCGCCGATCACATCCGAGCCGTCTCTTTTGCTATTGGAGACGGGGCGCTGCCTTCCAATGAAGGAAGGGGCTATGTGCTTCGCCGACTTTTAAGAAGGGCTGTCCGCTATGGAAGGAAATTAGGGATCATGCGACCGTTCCTGTATGAACTGGTCCCTGTGGTCGGCGAGATCATGGAGGATTATTATCCGGAAGTGTTGGAGAATGCTCCCTTTATCCAGAAAGTGATTCGCGCGGAGGAGGAGCGCTTCTTGGAGACGCTGACGGAAGGGCTTGCCTTGTTGGAAGAGTTGGTCCAACAGGCGAAGGAGAAGGGGCGCTCGGAGATCAGCGGAGAGGAGGCTTTTAAGCTCTATGATACGTATGGTTTCCCCTTTGACTTGACCCGGGATTATGCTGCGGAGAAGGGTCTTAAGGTAGATGAAAAAGGCTTTGAAGCGGCCATGGAGGAACAACGGGAACGGGCCAGAGCCGCCCGGGAAGAAGTGGAGAGCATGCAGGTGCAGAATCCCCTCCTGAAAGAGTTAAAGGTGGAAAGCCGCTTCGTCGGCTACGACGAATTAACTGCTTCTGCCAGGGTTTCCGCCATCATTCATGAGGGTTCTTTGGCAGATCAGGTGGGAACAGGGGAGGAATGTTCCGTAATTCTGGATACGACGCCCTTCTATGCGGAAAGCGGTGGCCAGGTTGCCGACTTGGGTGTAATTCGAGGAGAGGGTCTTCTCTTGGAAGTAAAAAACGTCCAAAAAGCGCCGAACGGTCAGCATCTTCATACGGTTTTTGTGAAAGAAGGCGTCCTTCTTCGAGGAGCGGAGGTGGTGGCGGAGGTGGATGGAGAAGCCCGAAAGGGAACCGTAAAGAATCATACGGCGACCCATCTCCTTCATCAGGCGCTAAAGGATGTCCTTGGTCCCCACGCAAACCAGGCCGGTTCTCTGGTCACTCCCGAACGGTTGCGTTTCGACTTCACCCACTATAAGGCGATCACCCCGGAAGAGTTAGAAAGAATTGAAGAAAAAGTGAATGAACAGATATGGAGGAGCCTTCCTGTAACGATCCGCTTTAAGCCTTTGGAAGAGGCGAAGAAGATGGGAGCCATGGCCCTTTTTGGTGAAAAATACGGTGAGATTGTCCGCGTCGTTCAGGTAGGAGATTATAGCCTGGAGCTGTGCGGAGGATGTCACGTGAGAAACTCGGCGGAGATCGGTCTCTTTAAGATTGTGAGCGAATCCGGGATCGGGGCAGGAGTGCGCCGTATTGAAGCGGTAACGGGGAAAGAAGCTTACCTTTATCTGAATCAATTTGTTTCCGCCTTGAGAAAAATCGGGGAGTTGGTGAAAGCCCCCCATCTGAAAGAGATTCCTGAGAAAGTGGAGGATATTAAAGACCGGTTGAAGCAGGTGCAGCGGGAGAATGAATCCCTGAAAGGGAAGTTGGCCCACGGGGAGGCGGAAAGACTATTGAAAAAGGTGAAAGAGGTGAAGGGGATCCCGGTTCTGGCCGCGAGGGTGGAATGGGGTGAGATGAACGCCTTGAGAAACATGGCCGATGAATTAAAAGCGAAGTTGCCTCAAGGGATTTTAGTCCTAGGAGGAGTAGAAGGGGAAAAGGTAAATCTGGTGGCTTGGGTTTCGCCGGACCGGGTAAAAGAGGGCTACCATGCCGGGAAGATCATTAAAGAAGTGGCCGGCAGAGTGGGCGGAAGCGGCGGCGGACGGCCGGATATGGCGCAGGCCGGCGGAAAGGAACCAGCTAAATTGGAAGAAGCCTTGAAGTCGGTCTTTACAATTCTATCATAA
- a CDS encoding IreB family regulatory phosphoprotein has product MDNIEHTQKFTVKNEEMSVSIRQLLTFVYQALEEKGYHPINQLVGYLISGEPAYIPRHNNARNLIRKVERDEIIEELVRFYLKAGKIDPKQGSPE; this is encoded by the coding sequence ATGGATAATATAGAACATACCCAGAAATTTACCGTAAAAAATGAGGAGATGTCTGTTTCCATTAGACAGCTTCTTACCTTTGTTTATCAGGCCCTGGAGGAAAAAGGGTATCACCCCATCAACCAATTGGTCGGGTATTTAATCTCGGGGGAACCGGCCTATATTCCCCGTCATAATAATGCCCGGAACTTGATTCGTAAAGTGGAACGGGACGAGATCATTGAGGAGTTGGTCCGCTTCTATCTTAAAGCCGGTAAGATCGACCCAAAGCAAGGCTCTCCTGAATGA